In Oncorhynchus kisutch isolate 150728-3 linkage group LG5, Okis_V2, whole genome shotgun sequence, a genomic segment contains:
- the LOC109891083 gene encoding major facilitator superfamily domain-containing protein 4A isoform X2 yields the protein MKDRPASYFLLYILGGAVLFITDGVIVRLNFATHTHTHTTAHCQPTNSCLFNPGFLHRIHLHIRSVSSPLSASHLVWQSDQCVLGICHRGQTGIYISVIQIHTTTTNQCQPVGMIVVQCLLLILYSSHVFIFMGTCVLGLFISSVFPCMVALTEDMVNYKGCVTTVLVTSAGTGEMVLQLLTGQLIHSKGSYSFLLVSMISSCIGFTVFLNLLYIQQLHRSSQAAKGACKEIAMTEKPSS from the exons ATGAAGGATCGCCCCGCCTCTTACTTCCTCCTCTACATTCTGGGTGGAGCCGTGCTCTTCATCACCGATGGCGTCATTGTGAGACTGAactttgccacacacacacacacacacacgactgctCACTGTCAACCTACTAATTCCTGTTTGTTTAACCCAGGGTTCCTACACAGGATTCATTTACACATACGcagtgtctcctcccctctctcagccAGCCATCTTGTGTGGCAATCTGACCAGTGTGTTCTGGGCATCTGTCACCGCGGGCAGACTGGCATCTATATATCTGtcatacagatacacacaacaacgACTAATCAATGTCAGCCTG TGGGGATGATAGTGGTGCAGTGTCTGCTGTTGATCCTGTACTCCAGCCATGTGTTCATCTTCATGGGGACGTGTGTGTTGGGCCTCTTCATCAGCAGTGTGTTCCCCTGCATGGTGGCCCTCACAGAAGATATGGTCAACTATAAAG GTTGTGTCACTACAGTCCTGGTGACCAGTGCTGGTACGGGAGAGATGGTTCTGCAGCTTCTCACAGGACAG TTGATCCACAGCAAAGGCAGTTATAGTTTCCTGTTGGTTAGTATGATCTCATCCTGCATCGGATTCACTGTGTTCCTCAACCTACTCTACATTCAACAGCTACACAGGAGCTCCCAAGCAG CCAAAGGTGCTTGTAAGGAAATCGCCATGACAGAGAAGCCTTCAAGCTAG
- the LOC109891083 gene encoding major facilitator superfamily domain-containing protein 4A isoform X3: protein MKDRPASYFLLYILGGAVLFITDGVIVRLNFATHTHTHTTAHCQPTNSCLFNPGFLHRIHLHIRSVSSPLSASHLVWQSDQCVLGICHRGQTGIYISVIQIHTTTTNQCQPVGMIVVQCLLLILYSSHVFIFMGTCVLGLFISSVFPCMVALTEDMVNYKGCVTTVLVTSAGTGEMVLQLLTGQLIHSKGSYSFLLVSMISSCIGFTVFLNLLYIQQLHRSSQAGTHIQFMRKLFS, encoded by the exons ATGAAGGATCGCCCCGCCTCTTACTTCCTCCTCTACATTCTGGGTGGAGCCGTGCTCTTCATCACCGATGGCGTCATTGTGAGACTGAactttgccacacacacacacacacacacgactgctCACTGTCAACCTACTAATTCCTGTTTGTTTAACCCAGGGTTCCTACACAGGATTCATTTACACATACGcagtgtctcctcccctctctcagccAGCCATCTTGTGTGGCAATCTGACCAGTGTGTTCTGGGCATCTGTCACCGCGGGCAGACTGGCATCTATATATCTGtcatacagatacacacaacaacgACTAATCAATGTCAGCCTG TGGGGATGATAGTGGTGCAGTGTCTGCTGTTGATCCTGTACTCCAGCCATGTGTTCATCTTCATGGGGACGTGTGTGTTGGGCCTCTTCATCAGCAGTGTGTTCCCCTGCATGGTGGCCCTCACAGAAGATATGGTCAACTATAAAG GTTGTGTCACTACAGTCCTGGTGACCAGTGCTGGTACGGGAGAGATGGTTCTGCAGCTTCTCACAGGACAG TTGATCCACAGCAAAGGCAGTTATAGTTTCCTGTTGGTTAGTATGATCTCATCCTGCATCGGATTCACTGTGTTCCTCAACCTACTCTACATTCAACAGCTACACAGGAGCTCCCAAGCAGGTACACACATACAGTTTATGAGGAAACTATTTTCGTAA
- the LOC109891083 gene encoding major facilitator superfamily domain-containing protein 4A isoform X7: protein MIVVQCLLLILYSSHVFIFMGTCVLGLFISSVFPCMVALTEDMVNYKGCVTTVLVTSAGTGEMVLQLLTGQLIHSKGSYSFLLVSMISSCIGFTVFLNLLYIQQLHRSSQAAKGACKEIAMTEKPSS, encoded by the exons ATGATAGTGGTGCAGTGTCTGCTGTTGATCCTGTACTCCAGCCATGTGTTCATCTTCATGGGGACGTGTGTGTTGGGCCTCTTCATCAGCAGTGTGTTCCCCTGCATGGTGGCCCTCACAGAAGATATGGTCAACTATAAAG GTTGTGTCACTACAGTCCTGGTGACCAGTGCTGGTACGGGAGAGATGGTTCTGCAGCTTCTCACAGGACAG TTGATCCACAGCAAAGGCAGTTATAGTTTCCTGTTGGTTAGTATGATCTCATCCTGCATCGGATTCACTGTGTTCCTCAACCTACTCTACATTCAACAGCTACACAGGAGCTCCCAAGCAG CCAAAGGTGCTTGTAAGGAAATCGCCATGACAGAGAAGCCTTCAAGCTAG
- the LOC109891083 gene encoding major facilitator superfamily domain-containing protein 4A isoform X8 translates to MIVVQCLLLILYSSHVFIFMGTCVLGLFISSVFPCMVALTEDMVNYKGCVTTVLVTSAGTGEMVLQLLTGQLIHSKGSYSFLLVSMISSCIGFTVFLNLLYIQQLHRSSQAE, encoded by the exons ATGATAGTGGTGCAGTGTCTGCTGTTGATCCTGTACTCCAGCCATGTGTTCATCTTCATGGGGACGTGTGTGTTGGGCCTCTTCATCAGCAGTGTGTTCCCCTGCATGGTGGCCCTCACAGAAGATATGGTCAACTATAAAG GTTGTGTCACTACAGTCCTGGTGACCAGTGCTGGTACGGGAGAGATGGTTCTGCAGCTTCTCACAGGACAG TTGATCCACAGCAAAGGCAGTTATAGTTTCCTGTTGGTTAGTATGATCTCATCCTGCATCGGATTCACTGTGTTCCTCAACCTACTCTACATTCAACAGCTACACAGGAGCTCCCAAGCAG AGTAA
- the LOC109891083 gene encoding major facilitator superfamily domain-containing protein 4A isoform X5, with translation MKDRPASYFLLYILGGAVLFITDGVIVRLNFATHTHTHTTAHCQPTNSCLFNPGFLHRIHLHIRSVSSPLSASHLVWQSDQCVLGICHRGQTGIYISVIQIHTTTTNQCQPVGMIVVQCLLLILYSSHVFIFMGTCVLGLFISSVFPCMVALTEDMVNYKGCVTTVLVTSAGTGEMVLQLLTGQPKVLVRKSP, from the exons ATGAAGGATCGCCCCGCCTCTTACTTCCTCCTCTACATTCTGGGTGGAGCCGTGCTCTTCATCACCGATGGCGTCATTGTGAGACTGAactttgccacacacacacacacacacacgactgctCACTGTCAACCTACTAATTCCTGTTTGTTTAACCCAGGGTTCCTACACAGGATTCATTTACACATACGcagtgtctcctcccctctctcagccAGCCATCTTGTGTGGCAATCTGACCAGTGTGTTCTGGGCATCTGTCACCGCGGGCAGACTGGCATCTATATATCTGtcatacagatacacacaacaacgACTAATCAATGTCAGCCTG TGGGGATGATAGTGGTGCAGTGTCTGCTGTTGATCCTGTACTCCAGCCATGTGTTCATCTTCATGGGGACGTGTGTGTTGGGCCTCTTCATCAGCAGTGTGTTCCCCTGCATGGTGGCCCTCACAGAAGATATGGTCAACTATAAAG GTTGTGTCACTACAGTCCTGGTGACCAGTGCTGGTACGGGAGAGATGGTTCTGCAGCTTCTCACAGGACAG CCAAAGGTGCTTGTAAGGAAATCGCCATGA
- the LOC109891083 gene encoding major facilitator superfamily domain-containing protein 4A isoform X6, whose protein sequence is MIVVQCLLLILYSSHVFIFMGTCVLGLFISSVFPCMVALTEDMVNYKGCVTTVLVTSAGTGEMVLQLLTGQLIHSKGSYSFLLVSMISSCIGFTVFLNLLYIQQLHRSSQAALVNTQRQSSSTQRQSLLTQYPPSDQT, encoded by the exons ATGATAGTGGTGCAGTGTCTGCTGTTGATCCTGTACTCCAGCCATGTGTTCATCTTCATGGGGACGTGTGTGTTGGGCCTCTTCATCAGCAGTGTGTTCCCCTGCATGGTGGCCCTCACAGAAGATATGGTCAACTATAAAG GTTGTGTCACTACAGTCCTGGTGACCAGTGCTGGTACGGGAGAGATGGTTCTGCAGCTTCTCACAGGACAG TTGATCCACAGCAAAGGCAGTTATAGTTTCCTGTTGGTTAGTATGATCTCATCCTGCATCGGATTCACTGTGTTCCTCAACCTACTCTACATTCAACAGCTACACAGGAGCTCCCAAGCAG ctCTCGTCAACACCCAGAGACAGTCAAGTTCAACCCAAAGACAATCCCTTCTTACCCAGTATCCACCCTCAGATCAAACATAA
- the LOC109891083 gene encoding major facilitator superfamily domain-containing protein 4A isoform X1, with the protein MKDRPASYFLLYILGGAVLFITDGVIVRLNFATHTHTHTTAHCQPTNSCLFNPGFLHRIHLHIRSVSSPLSASHLVWQSDQCVLGICHRGQTGIYISVIQIHTTTTNQCQPVGMIVVQCLLLILYSSHVFIFMGTCVLGLFISSVFPCMVALTEDMVNYKGCVTTVLVTSAGTGEMVLQLLTGQLIHSKGSYSFLLVSMISSCIGFTVFLNLLYIQQLHRSSQAALVNTQRQSSSTQRQSLLTQYPPSDQT; encoded by the exons ATGAAGGATCGCCCCGCCTCTTACTTCCTCCTCTACATTCTGGGTGGAGCCGTGCTCTTCATCACCGATGGCGTCATTGTGAGACTGAactttgccacacacacacacacacacacgactgctCACTGTCAACCTACTAATTCCTGTTTGTTTAACCCAGGGTTCCTACACAGGATTCATTTACACATACGcagtgtctcctcccctctctcagccAGCCATCTTGTGTGGCAATCTGACCAGTGTGTTCTGGGCATCTGTCACCGCGGGCAGACTGGCATCTATATATCTGtcatacagatacacacaacaacgACTAATCAATGTCAGCCTG TGGGGATGATAGTGGTGCAGTGTCTGCTGTTGATCCTGTACTCCAGCCATGTGTTCATCTTCATGGGGACGTGTGTGTTGGGCCTCTTCATCAGCAGTGTGTTCCCCTGCATGGTGGCCCTCACAGAAGATATGGTCAACTATAAAG GTTGTGTCACTACAGTCCTGGTGACCAGTGCTGGTACGGGAGAGATGGTTCTGCAGCTTCTCACAGGACAG TTGATCCACAGCAAAGGCAGTTATAGTTTCCTGTTGGTTAGTATGATCTCATCCTGCATCGGATTCACTGTGTTCCTCAACCTACTCTACATTCAACAGCTACACAGGAGCTCCCAAGCAG ctCTCGTCAACACCCAGAGACAGTCAAGTTCAACCCAAAGACAATCCCTTCTTACCCAGTATCCACCCTCAGATCAAACATAA
- the LOC109891083 gene encoding major facilitator superfamily domain-containing protein 4A isoform X4: MKDRPASYFLLYILGGAVLFITDGVIVRLNFATHTHTHTTAHCQPTNSCLFNPGFLHRIHLHIRSVSSPLSASHLVWQSDQCVLGICHRGQTGIYISVIQIHTTTTNQCQPVGMIVVQCLLLILYSSHVFIFMGTCVLGLFISSVFPCMVALTEDMVNYKGCVTTVLVTSAGTGEMVLQLLTGQLIHSKGSYSFLLVSMISSCIGFTVFLNLLYIQQLHRSSQAE; this comes from the exons ATGAAGGATCGCCCCGCCTCTTACTTCCTCCTCTACATTCTGGGTGGAGCCGTGCTCTTCATCACCGATGGCGTCATTGTGAGACTGAactttgccacacacacacacacacacacgactgctCACTGTCAACCTACTAATTCCTGTTTGTTTAACCCAGGGTTCCTACACAGGATTCATTTACACATACGcagtgtctcctcccctctctcagccAGCCATCTTGTGTGGCAATCTGACCAGTGTGTTCTGGGCATCTGTCACCGCGGGCAGACTGGCATCTATATATCTGtcatacagatacacacaacaacgACTAATCAATGTCAGCCTG TGGGGATGATAGTGGTGCAGTGTCTGCTGTTGATCCTGTACTCCAGCCATGTGTTCATCTTCATGGGGACGTGTGTGTTGGGCCTCTTCATCAGCAGTGTGTTCCCCTGCATGGTGGCCCTCACAGAAGATATGGTCAACTATAAAG GTTGTGTCACTACAGTCCTGGTGACCAGTGCTGGTACGGGAGAGATGGTTCTGCAGCTTCTCACAGGACAG TTGATCCACAGCAAAGGCAGTTATAGTTTCCTGTTGGTTAGTATGATCTCATCCTGCATCGGATTCACTGTGTTCCTCAACCTACTCTACATTCAACAGCTACACAGGAGCTCCCAAGCAG AGTAA